The Hordeum vulgare subsp. vulgare chromosome 7H, MorexV3_pseudomolecules_assembly, whole genome shotgun sequence DNA window cacggtgtgacagacctatcccccttacaagaatctcatccccgagattcctaggctggGTGCTAAAAAGGTTcgaaaactcagatcggagatagtcttcacgctcccatgttgcttcaactttggtgtggttgctccattgaacattgaaatacttgatggtgcggcttctggtgcaacgctcagattcatccaggatgcggatcggcttctcgcggtaggtgagattagtctgaaggtcaatggcctgatggtcaatgtccttgtaaagataggggcgatttggcgcttgaagacacttccgaagttgtgacacgtggaagacgttgtgcacacccgaaagttccggaggtagctctgactgataagcaacttctccatgccttgccgtgatcttaaaaggtccaatgaaccttggagcaagtttccctttaacgtggaaacgctttgttcccttgagaggtgtgacacgaaggtacaccaggtctccgggaatgaactgcaCATCCTTGCgccgagaatccgcatagctcttttgtcgtgacttggctgcctttagattctctcggaccagttgcaccttctcttctgccttgtgcaaaacttctggcccgaaaatcagtccttctccggtttcggaccagttgagcggggtgcggcactttcgtccgtacaataCTTCggacggggccatctggagactggattggtagctgttgttgtatgaaatctCAGCGAacagcagacagtcttcccatttggctccatacgccaagacgcatgcgcggagcatatcttcgagtatctgattcactctttccgtttgaccgcccgtttgcgggtggaaagcggtgctgaaagagagcttggttccgagggcttcttggaactttttccaaaatcttgaggtgaactgcgtgcctcagttagatacaatctccttgggaactccatgaaggcttataatacgctcaatatagagactagccaacttgttcccatcgtaagtggtgttgacaggaatgaaatgggccagacaataacccatatagagtcatggcctctgctagaccttggtaagccggtaacaaagtccatgcctatcttgtcctacttccattctggcactttgagaagttgtagcagtcctgcaggtcgctgatgctcaggcttgacttgttggcacatgtcgcacttggcaacataagacgctatttccctcttcatgccatgccacgagaatctttctcggaggtcttgatacatcttggtaccaccggggtgaatagagtagggtgtatcatgtgcttgctgtaggatcaagtccttgagtttagccttgttgggtacacataaacgttgcccaaaccacactactccttgtttatccaccgagaatcctggggccttgccttcttgaatcttcttcctgatgccttcaatgctcttatgatccttctgggcctccttgatgtcgtccaccagcgttggtttgacttcgaggttatctaggaatcctgattccacaagctccaacccgaagttctccaattcttcatataaggcgggtttcctttccttgagcatgacgttcaaggtgctggtcttccgtcttaaggcatcagccactacattggccttaccggggttatattgaatgctgaggtcgtagtctttgattaactccaaccatcttcgttgcctcatattcaattccctttgggtgaagatatacttcagacttttgtggtcagtgtatatttcacatcgcttccccagaaggtaatgtcaccatgtcttAGGGCATGCACAACTGCTGcccactcgagatcatgggtggcatagttctcctcatgcgggcgcagttgtcgtcacagatacgccacgactctaccatcctgcattagaaccccaccgagtccggtcctggaggcaatacaatatatcacaaactccttgctgatatctggagtggccaataccggggcagtggttaatctcttcttcaattcatgGAAGCTCGATTAACACTCTGgcatccattcaaacttcttgcccttcttcaagagttgagtcatgggtcaagcgatgcgggagaatccttctacgaatttgcagtaatatcccgcgagtccgaggaagcttccaacttccttcacatcaattggcgattcccagttggttatcgtagtaatcttggagggatcaactgccaatccattttctgtcatggtatgacctaagaatccaacttcgttcagccaaaattggcatttgctgaacttggcataaagttggtgctctcgaagcttctccaatactaacctcaagtgttgctcgtgatcttcttcagacttggaaaagattaatatgtcatcaatgaatacgatgacaaacttgtccaggtattccatgaagaccttgttcatgaggtacatgaagtaagatggggcattagtcaacccaaaagacatgacagtgcattcatatagaccgtaccgggttacGAACgcggtcttgggtatgtccttggGTCGGattttcagttggtaatatccagatcggaggtcgattttGGAAAAtatcttagctccatttagctgatcgaacaagtcttcaatcttggggagtgggtacttgttcttgatcgtgacctcattgagagaatgataatcgacgcagagtctgatggtcccatccttcttggacacgaagagaacaagtgatccccaaggtgacgcacttggacgaataaatcatttcctgagttgctcatcgagttgcttcttcaactctgctagctcttcagatcccatcctgtaaggcttcttatagacagGCCTCGATctaggcatgagctcaatgatgaacttgatgtcttggtcaggaggcatccctggtagctcatcaggaaagacgtctgggtattcacagactattggcacttgttcgagttctacctctgacaggctgttaacccaTGGTACTCGAGCGGGTGCTGGCTcaaggacatacttgactttgaccccttggttgcttgtcatggtaatggccctgttggcacagtccaagatgctttgatgcttggccaaccaatccatgccgagaattacttctaggacttgcgacttaagcacaatgagatccgctaagaagctcgtcccattgataactatcttgaccttcctacaccctaggttggccctcaaaactgctcccggggatTGAATTGCAGTATGCCCACGAACcaaggtaggttctaaaccacatttttccgcaaacttttgcgtaacaaaataatgcgaagcaccacaatcaaacaatactgttgctggggtagagttgacgaggaatgtacccagaatgcagtccgggtcttcctgtgcctcttctgtgaaaatatgattaatccgccccttgttgtgatactgctgattgtggGGAGCCTAATTCCTgcatggtgctccttgacctggatttggtgcattggggcgcggagcattgggtttcttgttggggcactacctGGAATAGTGCCGCTACCTcgaatagtgccctgtttgtccacatcTGAAACAAGTAACTTgcactggaagattggtcttgactccaccgttgttcgacgaattgcttgctggcttgatgttgacttgctgctgaggctgatagttctcgcaaaatgttggatacttgtactgctgctgctgatagttgggtcttgctggagctgactgccatggccgtggcttcgtgttactcggtcctccactacccattaccttgcgcttacgggtgtcgtccatagcacgacgcttgtgttccaacataagggccttattaaccagatcgctgaaggtccgacattcacaaacaaccagccgaTACTTgagtgactgttgtagtccttccataaagcgttccactttggcggcctcagtgttgacgtcctcaggcgcgtaccttgacaggaggttgaacttctgcaaatattccttgacggatccactgccttgccttaaggctcggaattcccgcttcttaatggtcatcattccgggaggaatgtgagcagcacggaatccatctttgaacacaacccaagtgatgacttgccctgctcgcatgatctgaaatccatcccaccaagctctggctatgcctccgagacagtgggaaGCATAGAGAACTTCCTCACGATCATTAGTGCACTTGATcagtgcgaggaggtcttcgatagtacggatccagtcatcggcatccaatggtttagTCGTCTTCGTCTGCCGGCAATAGAGCTATAACTAGCGGTAGCCCTTGATCGTGGATTGGAATGTTGCGGCAAGGGAGCGAATGCTTGTTCAACGGGCATATTTTCCAACAAGATAAATGTGTTGCCTAGGTGGATTTGAAGGTCCGCACCAGAGCTACGAAGGACGGAGAGGAGCCTCCACCTCCGCCACTCACCAACAGGGGACCAGATCGCTGACGTAGAGGGAAGATGGCGTGCGCGAGAGGTTGATCCTGCATGCCAACCAGCGTCGCATTTTGCATGGTGTGAAGCTGAGCGTTTGTACCTCCCTTTATTTTGGTGTGGGGGGAGAAACATCAGAACTCTGCTCATCCCCGAGCTGAAAAAACCACTGTGTTCGTCCCGTTTTCTTTGAAACGCCTCGCATCCCCAGTTCGCCGGATCAGGTCCTCACATACATGTCGTGCAATTATTATGCTTTATCTCTACTAATAAAAGCATGAGATGGCAGATGTGGCAGTATCCAATTAGCTCTTGGAGTGGCGCTCGTGTCAACTTCAGGAACCTGGACTGTGCCGAAAGCCCAGAAATCTTTGTAATTGAATAAACCTGAACGAAATTGTAACTATAATGCTTGTGAAATGGAGAGGTTACATGGATGAGGGACATGCATGTGTTTCACTCAGTAGTGAGATGATGTATAGGTGCTCGTCAGTTGCTTTATTTGTTTCTTATTATGTTTTAGTACGAAAACATCAAAATTCATTTCGTGTTATAATTTCCTGGAGGCCTTTTACTTGTTTTAGTTGTATGATTTGCCGAAGTGGCTATGCTGGATTGCCCTTTGCGACCAAGAGCCTGAATCTACAGGCCAtttactgctactctgctcctTCTCTAAGAAGATTTGGCACTCTTTTGCTCGATCAAATCCTGATGTTGCAAACATTGCTCTGCATTCAGTGTCTACCCTGTCCTGGTGGCGTAAGCTTCATCGCCTGGAATCCATTGATTTGAGAAAGGAAGCGGTGATTGCCggctgctatgttgattgctccgACCTTAGTttttttcctcttcctttatttctatttctttgctcTGCATTTAGAGGGTCCGTAAGCTGCCTACGGCTGTTATACAGTTTTGCCCTCCTGAAATGCAATGGAAGAGCTCCTACTGACTTCGATAAAAAAAGATGGTATGGATAGCACATTCAGGTAATACGTATGGAAAACTAAAATGCATTTTTTTCACTTATTTGGTAACCTAGAATCGTCAAAAATGACCCCCTTCAAATGTGCTTCGATGATTTGTGACACACAATTAATCTATCACTGCTATAAAAAAATAGTTAGCTATCTTTACTACCTTAAGCATTCCCCTAGATCTTCTCTTTAACTATACcatattgtttaaattttgtagtTTTCATTTAGGCAACTAAGACATGCTGAGCTCAGTTATGTATTCTTAATTCCTTGCCAAATCTTAGGTCTATAAAACACCATTTATCTCAATCTTTCGTCAGTGACCTTCTAGGCATATGTAAATTTTTCGCGTTCTGAATTTTTAGCCCCTATGTTTTTGTAGGTTGTGCTTTATTCAAGGATATAATTTACTTGTACTTCCATTGTTCTTGTAGGTTATGATTTTTTGCCACATATTTGACACATTGTAAAATCAATGTGTATACCTAAATCTCCAAAGTTGTGGAGGAGTGCTACATAATTCCATTAGTCTTTTTAGAGCATATCAAATGGAGCAGCTTCTTTAGTGGTAAAATCTGCCCTTGATGTTTGCTTATGGTCATGCTCTTTCGACAATCATACATATTTTCTCTTGGATAATTTTTTTCACCTAAGATTTACTACCACTTTCTATCATACATATTTTCTCTTGGGTAATTTTCTTCACCTAAGATTTACTACATAATTTTCTTGCGAAACAACAATTATTATAGCCATTGTTCTGGTAAGGTCCAATTCCTTATTTCTACAGTTTGCCATTCTAGAGTGATAGACTTTCTCCACTGCTAACATGTTGATAGCATGGTGACATCTCTAACTCATGTTTAATCTTGCCAGAACTAAGCTGATTTATGAAATGTTTGGTGTGCATGTCATCTATGCCATGCAGAAAATGTTAAATTTCCTCTGCATTTTCTTATTATTAATCTAATAATTTATCGATTTGTTTTTGATTTCTACACGCTCTACAGCTATATATATGTAACAAGCATCTCTCTGAACCGTAGTTCCAGTTTTGAGGAAAAGGTAGAAAAAGTGAGTGGGGGCAAAACTGCCTTGATTACTGACATACTCTTCCAGCTCGCAGGTGGTGCCTGCTGTGACTCCCATGGGTGGCCTTACTGCCATCACCGGGTCTTCAACATACGGAGATGACAAGCAACTTGAATCCAAGAAGGAACTAATTAAATTTTTCCAAGACTAATTTGTTTTTGTATTTTCGCTCCAAGTTTGCATATCCACCATGTTTACTTGGACAATGtttatatgttccttccaaagttcACCCGACAAAGTTAGTCATTTTATAATCTTCATCTGACGTTTGAATGCATTTTTACAATACAATAGACAAAATGGGCTTTATAGATAAGTTGTTCATCAAGTCGATTGTCTTTCATCTGTGACATACACGAGTTATGGTTTCTTCATTTTGTGCTCGAATTTCACATGACATCCCCAAAACAGAATTTATGGATGTGTATTTCTCCTttactcttcttttttcttttttgaaagtATTGTACTTACTTGAATTTCATGTTCGTTTGATTATACGTGCGTTGCACTGTTACTGGTCTATTTCAAAATGCTAATTTCAGACCTCGGAAGACGAGAGTGGGTCAGCGTGAGGACGACGCTTTCTAATTTCTCGTACGGGTCTCAATTAGCCCTTGCACGAGTCGAGCAGGGCGACACAGCTTACATCCCAAGCTAACAACCGACGGACACATACATGGACGGCCAGGATCACGTGTACGTTCGCATCGTACGATGGGAAAGCCAGCTTAGATCTCAAGCTATGGCGGCCACCGGCAACCGCGGCTCGCAGGTGGTAGCTTAGGATCCAAGCGGACGACGCCATATATATACCGCGGCCGCGGCGGCCCCTCTCCATCGTCCGTGGACACGCGCCCTCGCATCGCCGCCGAAACCCATCGCTCTCGCTCTCCGCCCCGTCGATCCGCTCCGACGCCAGCGCGGGTTCCTGCTCCGGAGGTTTCAGCCGAAATGGTGCGTGGATCTCTTCTCGACCTCTTCTCGTCTCTGTTTCGAGGCGGTTGCCGTGTTTCCGCTGTTCCGGATTGCTCGTAGTTGGCGCCGGTTCTGCCGATTGACGGATCTTGATTGTCGATTCTGAACGAATTACGCGTGCAGGCTCTCCCCAACACCCAGCCCGTGGACTGCCCCAACTTCAAGCTCGTCCTCGTCGGCGACGGCGGCACCGGCAAGACGACGTTCGTGAAGAGGCACGTCACCGGGGAGTTCGAGAAGAAGTACGAACGTAAGTGAACCTGTTGACGATTCACTCTGGTTCCTTCCTGCCCTAGCTCGGTCGCATCTCGTGTTGTTGTTCAAGGATGATGTTGCTGATTTTTGTTGTTTACGTGCACGGTGTTTCGCAGCCACGATCGGCGTGGAGGTGCGGCCGCTGGACTTCCAGACGAGCCACGGCAAGATCAGGTTCAGCTGCTGGGACACGGCCGGACAGGAGAAGTTCGGTGGCCTCCGTGACGGATACTAGTAAGATCCTTGAAATCAACTAGCTAATCGCATTTTTATATGCTCAATCTATGATTAGATGATGCTATCTACGTTCGATCATGGTTCAAATGTTTCAGGCTTTCAGTAATTTTTAGTACCGGGTTTTGAAAATCCTTGCCCAGGATTCTAGGAAGAATGAATAATGCTAGGGAGCTTAGTGTTATAGACATTGTTGGTTATAGTGGCATTGACACCGATTACTGCTGCAGGTCTGGTTTGTCGACATTACTAGTACTATCTTATTCATATGACATGTTATCCAATTGATCACTTGCATtagttgcaaaaaaaaaaaaaaccaagTAGGCTAATAGCCCATGTTCTTGATTCAGAGTTTTGGTACTGCACGCATGATTTTGCATACTAGTAAGTTCAGATGTTTAAACGGATGGGTCATATGCATTGGTATTTAGAGCACATTTGGAGTTTATCTGCCTGCTTCTTGGGAATTAATTGTTTGGCCTTCTTCAAGAACACTGATATTACTGATTACCGTAAGCATCAGGTAGTGCTTTGCAACAGCTTAGAGAGTTTGAATACATTTCATGCAGCAACTATTGGAGGATGATTATAGGGTCTGTTGttaattgttataagcaaataagATGGCATGGTCATCGACCACAATCGTTCATATCTTGTGCTGTCATctccaaaaaataaatacatggtGCTGCTACTTATTTTGGCCGATGCGCATTGACCATTGACAGTGGATTTTTAATTTTGTCTACTGTTTTTCAGCATCCATGGCCAGTGTGCAATCATCATGTTCGATGTCACCTCCCGGCTGACCTACAAGAATGTTCCCACCTGGCACAGAGACATCTGCAGGTAGAGTATGCTCTCCCAGAATATCTTCAGTCTCCACCTAGCTCCTACTTCATTAGTTGTCCTAAATTGATCTGACACATCTCTtatcctttgttgcaatcagggTGTGCGAGAACATCCCGATCGTCCTGTGCGGCAACAAGGTGGACGTGAAGAACCGGCAGGTGAAGGCCAAGATGGTGACCTTCCACCGGAAGAAGAACCTCCAGTACTACGAGATCTCTGCCAAGAGCAATTACAACTTCGAGAAGCCTTTCCTCTACCTTGCCAGGAAGCTGTCAGGGTAACTAATTTCTGCCCACCACCTTTACCACAACTTTTTGAATGTACACATATTCTCCGTCCAATAAAAATAAGTTATATGCTGATTCTGAACAATCAACAATAATACGATATATGGCTGCGATTGCAGGGACATGACCCTCCGGTTCGTCGAGGAGACGGCCCTCCTTCCCGCCGACGTAACCATCGACCTCGTTGCTCAGCAACAGTGGGTGAACAATGCACTACTCTGAAGGCTACTACTTCTAGTTCCTCTGATGAATCTGCATGATTGTGATCTTGTGTTGATCTCATGCTGGAAAACTTTTTCTATACAGGATTGACGCAGAGATAGCTGCTGCGGCGGCATTGCCCCTCccggatgacgatgatgacaacatcaTGGACTGAGCTGATCAATCGGAGGATGTGCCTAgtttagtagcagcatctatagtttCAAACTCTTATAAGAAGTGAAGTGAAACTTCTGTATCCGTATCAGACTTTCAGTAGGCATTTGATGACGATGGTTTGTGCTTGTTAAAACTGAATGAATGCGAAGGTTAATCGGTTTCTTTGTGGTGTTCATAAAAAATTGTAAACAAAAATCTGCGTTTTTTTTTGCTTCAGAGCTTTCACACAAAAACAAAGTTTACTTCAGAGCATTTGAGCCTGTGCTCTACTCCCGGATCTGAGACAGCTTGGGAGTGGATGACGTGAGATTGCAACGTCACAAAGATAGTAGCGATCATTATTCTACGATTAGCCGTCGCAAAGATAGTAACGATGAAGTGCAAGTCTTTCCTTTCCTTGGCTTGGTTGATGCAATACGCCTGATCCACCCACTTTTCCCTATGGTCATGTACCCTCCAACTCATCAACCTGGGTATCGTGATGTTGTCTCTCCTACAACTGATAAGTACTAGTCCGGCTCCAGAATAATTTGAAGTGTTGAACATTTAGCCTGTTTGGGACTCCTCTGCTCAAGCTCCGCTCTAGAAAACGtaagccaaacggggtagctccACGATATACCGTTTCgtaaaaaaactagaatctggggTCCAACTCTTTGTTTTTTGTGAAGCTCTCTAGGAGGTGCTCCATCAAATTATAGAAGCTAGAGTTGAAagaaaattacccaccactgccaccagtaagtggataccccttcgtttcttacctctcatccaatcaaataggtcctttccaccaaatttttcattcgtgaagctggagctaaatgagagccaaacattctcttgaaATGGTTGCAACTTCTATATGAAACTGCTCTAAAATGAATTTGGTGAAGCGGAGCTGATTTTGATGAAGCAGAGCGGTCCCAAACACGGCTATATTTGTACATCTTCTTAATACACGCTCCACGTTTACTCGTATATGTTGAACATATGTCAAATGCACATTGAACATTTTCTAAATAGATGGTGAATATTAACATTTTCTAAATAGATGGTGAATATTTATTTTAAAACACAGTGAACACTTTTCAAATTGCAACgcttattttttaaatatgttgcccctttttaattatcatgaacatttttaaaaattggCACAAAGACATTTTTGTATgttatgaatattttttgaacaaattttaaaatttcacgaAGAAATGTCATGAACATATTTTCCTGAGTGTTTTTTATCATTTTTTAAAAGCCATGAACAATTTTATGAATGATATAAAAAATGTGTACAAATTATGTGAACTAATTTTTAAATTTCATGAATACTTTAAAAATGTCATGTACATTTTTTAAAGTGTGGAGATTTTGAAATGTTATGGAGATTTTAAAAACAGCACGAACACACTTTCCATTTCTTGAATATTTTTGTCATGCAGcctgaacatttttgaaaactaagtaaagtactcccttcgttcctaaatataagtcttttaagcgattttactagaggtctacatacggaacaaaatgattgaatgtatgctctaaaatatgtctatatacatctgtatacaGTTTaacagtgaaacctctaaaaaaacttatatttagaaacggagggagtatttctttATAGTGCACGCATGCACATGGTTGGTACGTCAAAAAAAGAAAGACGATCTGTGCCTGACTCAATGTGTGGGGGTCAATGTGACTTGCAACACTTATTGTTGCACATATGTGTGGCGGTGTGCGTGCAACATCTGAAAAAATCGTGCGTGCCTACGCTCCTGCGCCTGCCTCACACATTTTCTTTTGGAGGAGAACTAAAACTTTTTTGATTAATAGCAATGTCTCAATGGATGAT harbors:
- the LOC123407682 gene encoding GTP-binding nuclear protein Ran-3 isoform X1, with amino-acid sequence MALPNTQPVDCPNFKLVLVGDGGTGKTTFVKRHVTGEFEKKYEPTIGVEVRPLDFQTSHGKIRFSCWDTAGQEKFGGLRDGYYIHGQCAIIMFDVTSRLTYKNVPTWHRDICRVCENIPIVLCGNKVDVKNRQVKAKMVTFHRKKNLQYYEISAKSNYNFEKPFLYLARKLSGDMTLRFVEETALLPADVTIDLVAQQQIDAEIAAAAALPLPDDDDDNIMD
- the LOC123407682 gene encoding GTP-binding nuclear protein Ran-3 isoform X2, yielding MALPNTQPVDCPNFKLVLVGDGGTGKTTFVKRHVTGEFEKKYEPTIGVEVRPLDFQTSHGKIRFSCWDTAGQEKFGGLRDGYYIHGQCAIIMFDVTSRLTYKNVPTWHRDICRVCENIPIVLCGNKVDVKNRQVKAKMVTFHRKKNLQYYEISAKSNYNFEKPFLYLARKLSGDMTLRFVEETALLPADVTIDLVAQQQWD